A region of Chitinophaga horti DNA encodes the following proteins:
- a CDS encoding LytR/AlgR family response regulator transcription factor, with protein sequence MIRCILVDDERNSLEMMEWLLKTYCPQVKIEAMCNDAMKGIAAIQQYQPDLVFLDIEMPHMNGFDMLEQFPRINFDVVFCTAYDQFAIRAFKYSALNYLLKPVDPDDLKETIRRIEDRRTAPTREQIEMLMQGIRQAQKPTIPRIALTTSDGLLFVPTSDIIYCQAESNYTIVMLVNNKKIVVSKVLKEIDEALSGPDFFRIHNSYLVNMNHIHKYIRGEGGYVLMSDGANITISRSRRQEFMELFERF encoded by the coding sequence ATGATACGCTGCATACTTGTAGACGATGAAAGGAACAGCCTCGAAATGATGGAATGGCTCCTGAAAACTTACTGCCCGCAGGTAAAGATCGAAGCGATGTGTAACGATGCCATGAAAGGCATTGCAGCCATCCAGCAATACCAGCCCGACCTTGTGTTTCTCGATATTGAAATGCCACATATGAACGGCTTTGATATGCTGGAGCAATTCCCCAGGATCAACTTTGACGTGGTATTTTGTACGGCCTACGACCAGTTTGCGATACGCGCCTTTAAATACAGCGCGCTCAATTATCTGCTCAAACCCGTTGACCCGGACGATCTTAAAGAGACGATCCGCCGCATCGAAGACCGCAGAACGGCGCCCACCCGCGAGCAGATCGAAATGCTCATGCAGGGCATCCGCCAGGCGCAAAAGCCCACTATTCCCCGTATTGCACTCACCACCAGCGACGGACTGCTGTTCGTGCCCACCAGTGATATTATTTACTGTCAGGCCGAAAGCAACTATACCATCGTAATGCTGGTCAATAATAAAAAGATCGTTGTATCGAAAGTGTTGAAGGAGATTGACGAGGCCCTCTCCGGTCCCGACTTTTTCCGTATTCATAATTCGTACCTGGTCAACATGAACCACATTCATAAATACATTCGCGGCGAAGGCGGTTATGTGCTGATGAGCGATGGTGCCAATATCACCATTTCCCGGTCGCGACGACAGGAGTTCATGGAACTATTCGAGAGGTTTTAA
- a CDS encoding ThuA domain-containing protein → MKLFWTILAAILLTAFVPPKKERFSWKGVRVLVYTKNGKGYVHNNIAAGTAALRQLARDNGFGIDVTDDPAYFTNERLKQYQVLIFHNTNNDVFDNDTQKLALMHYVQAGGGVVGVHSATGTERNWPWFKRMMGGSFVRHPPYQRYKQIVIDSTHPSTSFLPKVWEQQTECYYVKEINPDLHVLMVNDLNSVQDKDRDSYAGGRFYGNSFPAVWCHEFDGGRQWYTSFGHDSTTYKDPLFLKHVLGGIQWAAGNKRLPDYRKARAISPNDPLPY, encoded by the coding sequence ATGAAACTATTCTGGACGATATTGGCCGCCATACTACTCACCGCCTTTGTGCCGCCGAAGAAAGAACGCTTTTCGTGGAAAGGCGTGCGCGTACTGGTGTACACCAAAAACGGCAAAGGCTATGTGCATAATAATATCGCTGCCGGCACGGCAGCGCTGCGTCAACTGGCCCGGGACAATGGCTTCGGCATAGATGTTACCGATGATCCGGCTTACTTTACCAATGAGCGGTTAAAGCAATACCAGGTACTCATCTTCCACAATACCAATAATGATGTTTTTGATAACGATACGCAAAAGCTGGCGTTAATGCATTACGTGCAGGCGGGCGGAGGCGTAGTAGGCGTTCATTCTGCCACTGGCACCGAACGTAACTGGCCCTGGTTTAAACGCATGATGGGTGGCAGCTTCGTACGGCATCCGCCTTATCAACGTTATAAACAAATCGTGATCGACAGCACCCATCCTTCCACATCATTTTTACCGAAGGTGTGGGAACAACAAACAGAATGCTATTACGTGAAAGAAATCAATCCCGATCTGCATGTGCTGATGGTAAATGATTTAAACAGCGTGCAGGACAAAGATCGTGATAGCTACGCCGGCGGCAGGTTTTACGGCAACAGCTTCCCGGCAGTCTGGTGCCACGAGTTTGACGGCGGCCGGCAGTGGTACACTTCTTTCGGGCACGATAGCACCACTTATAAAGATCCGCTGTTCCTGAAACATGTATTGGGCGGCATACAATGGGCGGCCGGCAATAAAAGGCTGCCGGACTACCGCAAAGCCCGGGCTATATCACCCAATGATCCGTTACCTTATTAA
- a CDS encoding putative oxidoreductase C-terminal domain-containing protein, whose protein sequence is MKRYRYLLPLVASALATQSCQQSAPKTATADSNMVKLITVDPGHFHSALVQKSMSAGIDSVVHVYAPEGKELEAHLALIKQYNERAESPTSWSEQVYKGADYFEKMLADKPGNVVVLAGNNKRKTDYISKSIEAGLNVLSDKPMVITPAAFPQLEAAFKTAADKKVLLYDIMTERSEISNMLQKELMQQPTVFGELQKGSQDAPAVLIESVHFYFKNVSGKTLVRPSWFFDAGQQGDAIADVGVHLIDLAQWACFPETAIDHTKDINVVAARNWPTPLTKSQFTSITQQSEFPDFLQPLVKDSVLNARGNGEVTYSLKGVFVKVIARWEYKAEEGGDTHYALVKGSLSSLEIKQGKEENFKPTLYIRPAKNDTAFATALTQVVTQLNTKYPGVAVEKIATGYKVNIPEKYKDGHEAHFSQVLQRFLGYLNTGLPAWEVPCMLSKYYTSTAALKLADAQK, encoded by the coding sequence ATGAAACGATACCGCTATCTTTTACCGCTGGTTGCCAGTGCCCTCGCTACCCAAAGCTGCCAGCAGTCTGCACCTAAAACGGCCACCGCCGATTCCAATATGGTAAAACTAATCACCGTCGATCCAGGCCACTTCCACTCAGCGCTCGTGCAGAAAAGTATGTCTGCCGGCATTGACTCCGTTGTGCACGTATACGCGCCGGAAGGCAAAGAGCTGGAGGCACACCTGGCATTGATCAAACAATACAATGAAAGAGCCGAATCGCCCACCAGCTGGTCAGAACAGGTGTACAAGGGCGCGGACTATTTTGAGAAAATGCTGGCGGACAAACCAGGCAACGTGGTCGTACTGGCAGGCAACAACAAACGCAAAACAGATTACATCTCCAAATCCATAGAAGCCGGTTTGAATGTTTTGAGCGACAAACCGATGGTGATCACCCCGGCTGCCTTTCCCCAACTGGAAGCCGCGTTTAAAACCGCTGCAGATAAAAAAGTGTTGCTGTACGATATTATGACCGAACGGTCGGAGATCAGCAACATGCTGCAGAAAGAATTAATGCAGCAACCCACCGTATTCGGTGAACTGCAGAAAGGCTCGCAAGATGCACCAGCGGTGCTGATCGAAAGCGTCCATTTCTATTTCAAGAACGTATCCGGCAAGACGCTGGTACGCCCCTCCTGGTTCTTCGATGCCGGTCAGCAAGGCGATGCCATTGCCGATGTGGGCGTACACCTCATCGACCTGGCACAATGGGCCTGTTTTCCAGAAACGGCGATTGATCATACTAAAGACATCAACGTGGTGGCTGCGCGCAACTGGCCTACGCCGCTCACTAAATCACAATTCACTTCTATCACCCAGCAAAGCGAGTTCCCTGATTTTTTACAGCCACTCGTAAAAGATTCGGTGCTGAACGCCCGCGGCAACGGTGAGGTCACCTATTCCCTCAAAGGCGTATTCGTAAAAGTGATCGCCCGTTGGGAGTATAAAGCAGAAGAAGGCGGTGATACGCATTACGCGCTGGTGAAAGGCAGCCTGTCCTCACTGGAAATCAAACAAGGCAAGGAAGAAAACTTTAAGCCCACCCTGTACATTCGCCCGGCCAAGAACGACACGGCCTTTGCCACGGCGCTTACGCAGGTAGTAACGCAACTCAACACCAAATACCCCGGTGTGGCAGTAGAAAAGATCGCCACGGGCTACAAGGTAAACATCCCTGAGAAATATAAGGATGGGCACGAGGCGCATTTCTCGCAGGTGCTGCAACGTTTCCTGGGCTACCTCAACACTGGTTTGCCCGCCTGGGAAGTTCCCTGCATGCTGTCGAAATATTACACGTCTACCGCCGCATTAAAGCTGGCAGACGCACAAAAATAA
- a CDS encoding acyl transferase: MRVKPAQVNSLLRIPFLPIQFFKSHRVVCGQFEPEVVFESSGTTQTINSRHEVKDADIYQRSYLTCFEQFYGPVSDYVVLGLLPSYLERKSSSLVHMVQDMIARSGQPESGFYLYEHDKLKSTLEALEAQGRKVLLIGVTFGLLDFATNYELQLKNTIVMETGGMKGRREEWTREEVHAYLKDRLGVQQVHAEYGMTELLSQAYSLADSRFHTPAWMKVLVRDENDPFQLFERSAPGVINVVDLANIYSCAFIATEDIGRLQADGSFAVLGRLDNSALRGCSLMVS; the protein is encoded by the coding sequence TTGCGGGTAAAGCCGGCGCAAGTAAACAGCCTGCTGCGTATCCCTTTTTTACCGATCCAGTTCTTTAAAAGTCACCGGGTGGTGTGCGGCCAGTTTGAGCCGGAAGTGGTGTTCGAAAGCAGCGGCACGACCCAGACGATCAACAGCCGTCACGAAGTAAAGGATGCAGACATCTATCAAAGAAGTTACCTCACTTGTTTTGAACAGTTTTACGGCCCGGTAAGCGACTACGTGGTACTCGGACTGCTACCATCTTACCTCGAGCGCAAATCCTCTTCGCTGGTGCATATGGTGCAGGATATGATCGCCCGCAGCGGTCAGCCTGAAAGCGGCTTTTACCTCTATGAACATGATAAGCTGAAGTCGACCCTCGAAGCACTGGAAGCCCAGGGACGTAAAGTATTGCTCATCGGCGTTACGTTCGGCCTCCTCGATTTCGCGACCAACTATGAGTTACAGCTGAAAAATACCATCGTCATGGAAACCGGGGGCATGAAAGGCCGCCGGGAGGAGTGGACGCGGGAAGAAGTACATGCTTACCTGAAGGATCGCCTGGGCGTACAGCAGGTGCATGCCGAATATGGAATGACCGAGCTGCTGAGCCAGGCCTACTCACTGGCCGACAGCCGTTTTCACACACCCGCCTGGATGAAAGTGCTGGTGCGTGACGAAAACGATCCCTTCCAGCTTTTCGAGCGCAGCGCCCCCGGCGTGATCAACGTGGTGGACCTCGCCAATATCTACTCCTGCGCCTTTATCGCCACTGAGGACATAGGCCGCCTGCAGGCCGACGGCAGCTTTGCCGTACTTGGCCGCCTCGATAACTCCGCCCTGAGAGGTTGCAGCCTGATGGTGAGCTAG
- a CDS encoding acyl-CoA carboxylase subunit beta, with translation MSKIEQLHTKTAAAQLGGGQARIDSQHKKGKLTARERLTLLLDEGSFEEMGMLVSNNNKGLTLDQEAFLGDGVVTGYGTINGRLVYVYSQDFTVYGGSLSEPHAEKIVKIMDLAMQNGAPIIGLNDSGGARIQEGVVSLGGYADIFYRNTRASGVIPQLSAIMGPCAGGAVYSPAITDFILMVEQTSYMFVTGPNVVKTVTHEEVTSEELGGAQTHASKSGVTHFACANELECIQNLKQLLSYMPQNCQDDAPVYPYEPAAEERPALNTLIPENPNQPYDMKEVIAELVDAESFLEVHKDFAENIIVGFARIAGRSIGIVANQPAHLAGVLDIHASVKGARFTRFCDAFNIPLLVLVDVPGFLPGTDQEWNAIITNGAKLLYALSEATVPRITITTRKAYGGAYCVMNSKHIGADLNFAFPQAEIAVMGAKGAVEIIFKKDIDSASNAEVRMNELVDEYTNRFSNPYLAAEKGYIDEVIVPEQARKKLIRGFKMLENKVVDMPRKKHGNIPL, from the coding sequence ATGAGCAAAATTGAACAACTGCATACCAAAACAGCGGCTGCCCAATTGGGCGGAGGCCAGGCACGTATAGATTCCCAACACAAGAAAGGAAAACTCACCGCCCGCGAACGGCTCACGCTGTTGCTGGACGAAGGCTCATTCGAAGAAATGGGCATGCTGGTGAGCAATAATAACAAAGGGCTCACCCTCGACCAGGAGGCCTTCCTGGGTGACGGTGTAGTTACCGGTTACGGCACCATCAACGGACGCCTGGTTTACGTGTATTCGCAGGACTTTACCGTGTACGGTGGCAGCTTAAGCGAGCCGCATGCAGAAAAGATCGTGAAGATCATGGACCTGGCCATGCAGAATGGCGCGCCGATCATAGGCCTGAATGACAGCGGCGGCGCCAGGATACAGGAAGGTGTGGTGAGTTTAGGTGGATATGCTGACATATTTTACCGTAACACCCGTGCTTCCGGCGTTATTCCGCAACTGTCGGCGATTATGGGCCCTTGTGCAGGTGGTGCGGTGTACTCCCCTGCCATTACCGACTTTATCCTCATGGTGGAGCAAACTTCTTACATGTTCGTAACCGGGCCTAACGTGGTAAAAACGGTTACCCACGAAGAAGTGACCTCCGAAGAACTGGGCGGTGCGCAAACGCATGCCTCCAAAAGCGGTGTGACGCACTTTGCCTGCGCCAATGAACTGGAATGTATCCAAAATCTGAAACAGTTGCTGAGTTATATGCCGCAGAACTGCCAGGACGATGCACCTGTCTATCCTTACGAACCTGCCGCGGAAGAACGCCCGGCCCTCAATACGCTCATCCCCGAAAATCCGAACCAGCCTTACGATATGAAAGAGGTGATCGCCGAGCTGGTGGATGCGGAGAGCTTTTTAGAAGTACACAAAGACTTTGCAGAAAACATCATCGTAGGCTTCGCCCGCATTGCCGGCAGAAGCATCGGCATCGTGGCCAACCAGCCCGCGCACCTGGCAGGTGTGCTCGACATTCACGCTTCTGTAAAAGGTGCACGTTTCACCCGCTTCTGTGATGCATTTAATATTCCATTGCTCGTACTGGTAGATGTACCGGGCTTTTTGCCGGGTACCGACCAGGAATGGAATGCGATCATCACTAACGGCGCCAAACTGTTGTACGCATTAAGCGAGGCCACCGTTCCGCGTATCACCATCACCACCCGCAAAGCTTACGGCGGCGCTTATTGCGTGATGAACTCCAAACACATCGGTGCAGACCTGAACTTCGCATTCCCACAGGCAGAAATTGCGGTGATGGGAGCCAAAGGCGCGGTAGAGATCATCTTCAAAAAAGATATTGACAGCGCTTCCAATGCAGAAGTACGCATGAACGAACTGGTAGACGAATACACCAATCGCTTTTCCAACCCCTACCTGGCGGCGGAAAAAGGTTATATAGACGAGGTGATCGTTCCGGAACAGGCACGTAAAAAACTGATCAGGGGCTTTAAAATGCTGGAAAATAAAGTGGTGGACATGCCGCGTAAAAAGCACGGTAACATCCCACTTTAA
- a CDS encoding UbiA family prenyltransferase has product MQSVVRITRSFFNFLLFSSLYIAFCAVAMTWQSNEMLGLSYDHSTYYAFVFFATICSYNFHWYLTPGGIEATSQRLSWNNRRRMLQIALYLLGLIGAVWFYWPLRHHWFPVSGAILLTFLYSAPKLAYPPFIWLRKIAIGKTLFLTFVWTYVTTVLPAFIADEVHGLSLAWLTCHRFFLIYAICILFDNRDREQDKAEGIRSLITYFDRNGVSRLYYFSVLLAAVFAGLLWPYVPAWTIGTLLVPVAVTAMIKRYSETHASDYVYYFYLDGLMMLSALLHYAGHIAGW; this is encoded by the coding sequence ATGCAGTCCGTCGTTCGCATCACCCGCAGCTTTTTCAACTTCCTGCTTTTCAGCTCGCTGTACATCGCGTTTTGCGCGGTGGCAATGACCTGGCAAAGCAATGAAATGCTGGGCCTATCTTACGACCACAGTACGTACTACGCATTCGTGTTCTTCGCCACCATTTGCAGTTATAATTTTCACTGGTACTTAACGCCCGGTGGTATTGAAGCCACTTCGCAACGGCTGTCGTGGAATAACCGTCGCCGCATGTTGCAGATAGCCCTTTATCTCCTGGGACTGATCGGCGCCGTTTGGTTCTACTGGCCGTTAAGGCACCACTGGTTCCCGGTAAGTGGCGCGATACTACTCACATTTTTATACTCTGCGCCCAAACTGGCCTATCCGCCATTCATTTGGTTGCGCAAAATCGCCATCGGCAAAACGCTGTTTCTCACGTTTGTATGGACGTACGTAACGACGGTGTTGCCGGCGTTCATCGCCGATGAAGTACATGGGCTGTCACTCGCCTGGCTTACCTGCCACCGCTTTTTCCTGATTTATGCGATCTGCATCTTGTTCGATAACCGCGACCGGGAGCAGGATAAAGCCGAAGGCATCCGCAGCCTGATCACGTATTTCGACCGCAATGGCGTAAGTCGCCTGTATTACTTTTCGGTGTTACTGGCGGCCGTTTTTGCCGGGCTGTTATGGCCTTATGTACCCGCCTGGACCATCGGCACGTTGCTGGTGCCCGTTGCGGTTACCGCGATGATCAAACGTTACTCAGAAACGCATGCTTCCGATTACGTGTATTATTTTTACCTGGATGGATTGATGATGTTATCCGCCCTGTTGCATTATGCCGGGCACATCGCAGGCTGGTAA
- a CDS encoding M42 family metallopeptidase, with the protein MAKKQKSILTKESLTFLKTYLNNPSPTGFEKEGQKLWLKYLAPYIDETYVDPYGSAVGIINPDAPFKVVIEAHADEISWFVNYISADGLIYVIRNGGSDQQIAPSKRVNIHTEKGIVKAVFGWPAIHTRLRGGDGKEPQPKVDNIFLDCGARNRKEVEDLGIHVGCVITFEDGFEELNYDYYICRAIDNRIGGFMIAEVARLLKENKQKLPFGLYIVNAVQEEVGLRGAEMIAKRIKPNVAIITDVTHDSTTPMINKNVEGEIKCGAGPSITYGPAVHNILRDLIIKTAEKNNIPFQRHAVSRSTGTDTDAFAYSNDGTPSALISLPLRYMHTTVEMVKKEDIENTIMLIYQSLLNITPKTNFRYL; encoded by the coding sequence ATGGCTAAAAAGCAAAAATCTATATTAACGAAGGAGTCACTGACATTCCTGAAAACTTACCTGAACAACCCTTCTCCCACCGGCTTCGAGAAAGAAGGACAGAAATTATGGCTGAAATACCTCGCACCTTACATCGATGAAACCTATGTAGACCCTTATGGTTCGGCGGTAGGCATTATCAACCCGGATGCGCCCTTCAAAGTGGTGATAGAAGCGCATGCGGACGAGATTTCCTGGTTCGTGAACTACATCTCTGCCGACGGTTTGATTTATGTGATCCGCAATGGTGGTTCGGATCAGCAGATCGCGCCATCTAAAAGGGTGAACATCCATACAGAAAAAGGAATCGTGAAAGCGGTATTCGGCTGGCCAGCCATTCACACGCGCTTACGCGGTGGCGATGGTAAGGAACCGCAACCAAAGGTAGATAACATCTTCCTGGACTGCGGCGCCCGCAATCGTAAAGAGGTGGAAGACCTGGGCATCCATGTAGGCTGTGTAATCACGTTCGAAGATGGATTTGAAGAACTGAACTACGACTATTATATCTGCCGCGCGATCGATAACCGCATTGGTGGTTTTATGATCGCCGAAGTAGCACGTCTGCTGAAAGAAAATAAGCAGAAGCTGCCTTTCGGTCTGTACATCGTAAACGCCGTACAGGAAGAAGTAGGTTTGCGTGGCGCAGAGATGATCGCCAAACGCATTAAACCCAATGTGGCCATCATTACCGATGTAACGCACGATAGCACTACACCGATGATCAACAAAAATGTAGAAGGTGAAATTAAATGCGGTGCAGGCCCAAGCATTACTTACGGCCCGGCTGTACACAACATCCTGCGCGACCTGATCATCAAAACGGCAGAGAAGAACAACATTCCGTTCCAGCGCCACGCCGTAAGCCGCAGCACGGGCACCGATACAGACGCTTTTGCATACTCGAACGATGGTACGCCATCTGCGCTAATCAGTCTGCCGCTGCGCTACATGCACACCACGGTGGAAATGGTGAAGAAAGAAGATATTGAAAATACCATTATGTTGATTTATCAAAGCCTGTTGAACATCACACCGAAAACAAATTTCCGGTACCTGTAA
- the bioB gene encoding biotin synthase BioB — protein sequence MQSVQIRHNWTIEEIKEVYNTPLLELIYRAATAHREYQDTAEVQVCTLLSIKTGGCSEDCAYCPQAARYNTGVNVQALMKKDEVLAYAQKAKDAGSTRFCMGAAWREVRDNRDFDRVLDMVKGVNEIGMEVCCTLGMLTEDQAQKLADAGLYSYNHNLDTSDEFYGEIITTRTYDDRLKTLDNVRKAGVTVCCGGIIGLGESHEDRIGMLKTLATLPKHPDSVPINALVRVEGTPLSHLPKVEFWDMVRMIATARILMPATMVRLSAGRTEMSLSEQALCFMAGANSIFAGEKLLTTPNPSFDEDNMMFQLLGLKPREAFKDEKAAMSVEY from the coding sequence ATGCAATCAGTGCAGATCCGGCACAACTGGACCATTGAAGAAATTAAGGAAGTTTACAACACGCCGCTGCTAGAGTTGATTTACCGCGCGGCCACTGCTCACCGCGAATACCAGGACACCGCTGAAGTACAGGTATGCACGTTGCTTTCTATTAAGACAGGCGGCTGCTCGGAAGACTGTGCTTACTGTCCGCAGGCGGCGCGATACAACACCGGCGTAAACGTACAAGCCCTCATGAAAAAAGACGAGGTGCTGGCCTACGCGCAAAAAGCTAAAGACGCTGGCTCTACCCGCTTCTGCATGGGTGCCGCCTGGCGCGAAGTACGCGACAACCGCGACTTTGACCGGGTGTTAGACATGGTAAAAGGCGTAAATGAAATAGGGATGGAAGTATGCTGCACATTAGGTATGCTTACCGAAGACCAGGCACAGAAGCTTGCTGATGCGGGCCTCTACTCTTACAACCACAACCTCGATACCAGCGATGAATTTTATGGGGAGATCATTACCACCCGCACATACGACGATCGCCTCAAAACGCTCGACAATGTGCGTAAGGCCGGCGTAACCGTTTGCTGCGGCGGCATTATCGGTTTGGGCGAATCGCACGAAGACCGTATCGGTATGCTGAAAACACTGGCCACGCTGCCTAAACACCCCGACTCCGTGCCCATTAACGCACTGGTAAGGGTAGAAGGCACGCCACTCTCCCACTTACCGAAAGTCGAGTTCTGGGACATGGTACGTATGATCGCCACCGCCCGCATCCTGATGCCGGCCACCATGGTACGCCTCAGCGCCGGTCGTACGGAAATGAGCCTGTCCGAACAGGCATTATGTTTTATGGCAGGCGCCAACTCGATCTTCGCAGGTGAAAAGTTATTGACTACGCCTAATCCTTCCTTTGATGAGGATAACATGATGTTCCAGTTGCTGGGACTGAAGCCCAGAGAGGCGTTTAAGGACGAGAAGGCAGCGATGTCGGTGGAATACTAA
- the aroQ gene encoding type II 3-dehydroquinate dehydratase, whose protein sequence is MKIAIVNGPNLNLLGKREPGIYGNTTAEDCFHQLVSKYPQVQLVYFQSNVEGELINFLHANGFELDGIVLNAGAYTHTSIALRDAIAAITTPVVEVHISNVHAREEFRHVSMIAAKCVGVIAGLGMQGYGLAVEYFLGKQ, encoded by the coding sequence ATGAAAATCGCCATCGTCAACGGCCCTAATCTTAACCTGCTCGGTAAACGCGAACCCGGCATCTATGGCAACACCACTGCAGAAGATTGCTTTCACCAACTGGTGAGCAAATACCCGCAGGTGCAGCTCGTCTATTTCCAAAGCAATGTGGAAGGGGAGCTGATCAACTTTTTACACGCCAATGGTTTTGAGCTGGATGGCATCGTACTCAATGCCGGCGCTTACACACACACTTCCATCGCCCTGCGCGATGCCATTGCCGCTATTACCACGCCGGTGGTAGAAGTGCATATCAGCAATGTACACGCACGCGAAGAGTTCCGTCATGTATCGATGATCGCTGCGAAGTGTGTAGGAGTGATTGCAGGTTTGGGTATGCAGGGGTATGGATTGGCGGTGGAGTATTTTTTAGGGAAACAATAA
- a CDS encoding UbiX family flavin prenyltransferase has protein sequence MTHRIVVAVTGASGSIYARQLLQKLAKAGDQVNQVAIVMTENAKTVWQTELDEDGYKQLPFPFYSQQDFHAPFASGSGRYDTMIICPCSMGTLGRIAGGISNDLITRAADVVLKERRKLICVLRDTPYNLIHIRNMQTVTEAGGIICPATPSFYSKPASIEEVAATVVDRVLDLAGIEQDTFRWGE, from the coding sequence ATGACACATCGTATAGTAGTAGCAGTTACCGGGGCCAGTGGTTCCATCTACGCCCGCCAGTTATTACAAAAGCTGGCCAAAGCAGGCGACCAGGTAAACCAGGTAGCGATCGTGATGACAGAAAACGCCAAAACGGTATGGCAAACGGAGCTGGATGAAGACGGTTATAAACAACTGCCTTTTCCCTTCTACTCGCAGCAGGACTTTCACGCCCCATTCGCTTCGGGATCGGGCAGGTACGATACCATGATTATTTGTCCGTGCAGCATGGGCACTCTTGGCCGCATTGCCGGCGGTATTTCCAACGACCTAATTACCCGCGCCGCCGATGTGGTGTTGAAGGAGCGCCGTAAGCTAATTTGTGTGCTGCGCGATACGCCTTATAACCTCATTCATATCCGTAATATGCAAACGGTGACGGAGGCGGGTGGCATTATTTGCCCGGCCACGCCATCCTTCTACAGCAAACCTGCCAGCATCGAAGAAGTAGCCGCCACGGTGGTCGACCGCGTGCTGGACCTTGCGGGCATCGAGCAGGATACTTTCCGCTGGGGAGAATAA
- the ytxJ gene encoding bacillithiol system redox-active protein YtxJ: MNWMELTNEEQLQQIQSDSFLRPVVIFKHSTRCSISAMAKSRLDRSAQPQGMDFYYLDLIRYREISNKVSGMFNIQHESPQVLVLREGKCVYDESHMGISMDAIAARA; encoded by the coding sequence ATGAATTGGATGGAATTGACGAATGAGGAACAGTTGCAGCAGATCCAATCAGACTCGTTCCTGCGCCCGGTGGTGATATTTAAACACAGCACCCGCTGCTCGATCAGTGCAATGGCGAAGTCGCGGCTCGACCGCTCAGCGCAGCCGCAAGGCATGGATTTTTACTATCTCGACCTGATCCGGTATCGTGAGATCAGCAATAAGGTGTCGGGGATGTTTAACATCCAGCATGAATCGCCGCAGGTGTTGGTGCTAAGGGAGGGTAAATGCGTGTACGACGAAAGTCATATGGGCATTTCAATGGACGCGATCGCGGCCCGGGCATAG